In Chryseobacterium gotjawalense, the following are encoded in one genomic region:
- a CDS encoding response regulator transcription factor, with amino-acid sequence MLILIAEDDELILKTIEHKLLKEGYEVILSRNGREAIDNIQNKNVDLIITDIMMPFASGIEILSAIKSTGKKTPVIMLSSMGQEEVVLNAFDLGASDFIVKPFSPNELMLRIKRLISK; translated from the coding sequence ATGTTAATTTTAATCGCCGAAGACGACGAATTGATTTTAAAAACAATAGAACATAAATTACTCAAAGAAGGATATGAAGTTATTTTAAGCCGAAATGGCAGAGAAGCCATTGACAATATACAAAACAAAAACGTAGACCTTATCATTACAGATATTATGATGCCTTTTGCCTCAGGAATAGAAATCCTTTCCGCCATTAAATCAACAGGAAAGAAAACACCGGTCATCATGCTTTCGAGTATGGGCCAGGAAGAAGTGGTTCTTAATGCTTTTGATTTAGGCGCCTCCGATTTCATCGTGAAACCTTTCAGTCCCAATGAATTGATGTTAAGGATCAAAAGATTGATTTCAAAATAG
- a CDS encoding HEAT repeat domain-containing protein, with the protein MLFLDISLHFLFDTFLGILLIVFLLILGVLYYSFYLFKKLIDLINWSQEIDYKVTQVIVHGSDELEKTDADRFSQFSNNSSFRDLFLEKLVDSEKKFSGAAQNEINKLFQDYNLEKEAFEKLDQKKPYLIAGGIQELTSMRVETAVPKINSLLTHSSSLVYQEAQYAMVSFKGFDGLQFLDTASNMISEWQQLRLLLSVSHIPENGDDSFKNWLRSENNSVIIFTLRLARKFQMLSFYSEILNLLDHSSEQVRIQAVQTLQSLENPSTVNDLTASYTNQTPDVQVEIIKVLKIAKDQRAVVFLKKQLIDHPFPKLKIFAAEALFSLGHETFLMSLAENESSPEQLIQIIKHSMQEKVC; encoded by the coding sequence ATGCTGTTTTTAGACATTTCACTGCATTTTCTTTTCGACACCTTTCTGGGAATACTGTTAATCGTTTTCCTGTTAATTTTGGGGGTACTGTACTACAGTTTTTATCTCTTCAAAAAACTCATTGATCTTATAAACTGGTCACAGGAAATAGATTACAAAGTTACACAGGTAATCGTTCATGGTAGTGATGAACTTGAAAAAACAGACGCTGACCGTTTCAGTCAGTTTTCTAATAACTCCTCTTTCCGCGATTTATTTCTAGAAAAACTGGTCGATTCAGAAAAGAAATTTTCGGGGGCAGCACAAAATGAAATCAATAAACTTTTTCAGGATTATAACCTCGAAAAAGAGGCCTTTGAAAAATTAGATCAAAAAAAACCTTACCTTATTGCGGGCGGCATACAGGAACTTACTTCCATGCGGGTAGAAACAGCAGTCCCAAAAATAAATTCTCTTTTAACACATTCTTCATCTCTTGTTTACCAGGAAGCGCAATACGCAATGGTTAGTTTTAAAGGTTTCGACGGCCTGCAGTTTTTGGATACCGCTTCTAATATGATTTCAGAATGGCAACAATTGCGTTTGCTCCTTTCAGTTTCTCATATTCCTGAAAACGGTGATGACTCCTTTAAGAACTGGCTACGAAGTGAAAATAATTCCGTAATTATTTTTACACTTCGGTTAGCGAGAAAGTTCCAGATGTTATCATTTTATTCTGAAATTTTAAATTTACTGGACCATTCTTCAGAACAAGTAAGAATACAGGCGGTACAAACCTTGCAGTCCCTGGAAAACCCTTCTACCGTGAATGATCTTACCGCATCTTATACAAACCAAACTCCCGATGTGCAGGTTGAAATCATTAAGGTTTTAAAAATTGCAAAAGACCAGCGCGCTGTAGTTTTTTTAAAAAAACAGCTGATTGACCACCCTTTTCCGAAGTTAAAAATCTTCGCAGCTGAAGCTCTTTTCTCGCTCGGCCATGAAACTTTTTTAATGAGCTTGGCAGAAAACGAATCTTCTCCGGAACAACTCATCCAAATTATTAAACATTCCATGCAGGAAAAGGTATGCTAG
- a CDS encoding sulfatase-like hydrolase/transferase, with the protein MLVFSQIIYELIIWLFLLYGTAVFLVYGWIGIYALGAVIRYKKKNAFTDYSMIAANPNAPTFSVIAPAYNESMTIVENVRSLLSLYYHNLEIIIINDGSKDDSILKLIEAYELEAVSFFVQGEIETNKIREVYKSKNPAFKKLIIVDKDNGGKADALNVGVNISSGDYLVCIDVDCILEQDAILKLAKPFLEQTDKKLIACGGVIRLANNCKIENGKVTDVNIPKTLLGRTQALEYIRAFVLGRMAWSRASGLILISGAFGVFDRKIVLACGGYDRNTVGEDMELVVRMRKYMEEKKEPYEVITIPDPLCWTEAPETKAILKKQRNRWMRGTMETLWKHRKLMFNPKYGKLGMISLPYWFFFELLGPLIEFLGYVIFILFLILGIINWPFFIILFALVISSGFLFSIYGILVDLLCHQVYAKRKDFLTLIGVAISEPFYFHPLVVKAGVSGFIDYFKKSHAWGEMTRQGFNQNHSGLPFKKRIWAMLQRGLHQWAIFAGVFLLLFSLGTFAEWVWYRHTFQTLNSSVLGENLLLNNLIFVLKLILGSGLIYLILNFLNESWAKTLIIISFTFVVVSQYLLFIYFSESHNLLGADILYYSEAEMKQILEASGMLNFKNFALIGILIAISFIPFWFASKSSFKPKYVAAVFLGLGAISFSFPNDMMQSDHSNGLNEFDQNAAKSKWAYFLNSNIDNFISEHPELTAFGGDSNNFEINSEMLDQSFPFWRKENTPDFLGSYLNKSDKVPNLVFVLVEGLGHAYSSPNGYVGNFTPFIDSLAGKSLYWENNLSSSGRTFAVLPTITGSLPFGKNGFLEIEKTPDHFNLYTVLKSNGFETGFFYGGNSAFDRIKEFLEYSKVDHIVDEFSYDTPYQKLPSSVGGESWGYEDQAVFGKMLQVQKPMPKPYFDIILTLSTHNPFLINNAPYYEKLFTQRVNSNQLSNKQKKWALDNRKQLVSVLNLDDALNNFFRSYRKRDDFKNTIFVITGDHSMPEITLESKIDRYHVPLLVYSPLLKESKHFKNTVSHFDVAPSILAYYRDNYTISTPSTVTWMGRGLSEKPRTDQLRIPLMQSKNQLIDYVYGKYHLQNNQLLLLNNLQEDGVNNETAFNKATESFKEFKNMNSQFYRTKKLMPDSVIANFIKNTRSKF; encoded by the coding sequence ATGCTAGTATTTTCTCAAATCATTTATGAGCTTATAATCTGGCTGTTCCTGTTGTATGGAACAGCGGTGTTTCTTGTATACGGATGGATCGGAATTTACGCGCTAGGTGCTGTTATCCGTTATAAAAAAAAGAATGCTTTCACCGATTACAGCATGATTGCAGCTAATCCAAATGCCCCGACTTTCAGCGTTATAGCTCCCGCTTATAATGAAAGTATGACCATCGTAGAAAATGTAAGATCTCTGTTGTCTCTTTATTATCACAATCTGGAAATCATCATCATAAATGATGGAAGCAAAGACGATTCGATATTAAAGCTGATTGAGGCTTATGAACTTGAAGCGGTTTCTTTTTTTGTACAGGGCGAAATAGAAACCAACAAGATCCGCGAAGTTTATAAAAGTAAAAATCCCGCCTTCAAAAAATTAATTATCGTAGACAAAGATAACGGCGGTAAAGCAGATGCACTAAATGTTGGAGTTAATATATCTTCCGGTGACTATCTTGTCTGTATCGATGTAGACTGTATTCTGGAACAGGATGCGATCTTGAAATTAGCAAAACCCTTTCTGGAACAAACTGATAAAAAGCTTATTGCCTGTGGCGGAGTTATCCGTCTGGCCAATAACTGTAAAATTGAAAATGGCAAAGTCACCGATGTTAATATTCCTAAAACACTGCTAGGAAGAACCCAAGCTTTAGAATACATCAGAGCTTTTGTATTGGGGAGAATGGCTTGGTCACGCGCTTCAGGATTAATTTTAATTTCGGGGGCTTTTGGAGTTTTTGACAGAAAAATAGTTCTCGCTTGCGGTGGTTACGACCGAAACACCGTTGGCGAAGATATGGAGCTGGTAGTCCGTATGCGAAAGTATATGGAAGAAAAGAAAGAACCCTACGAAGTCATCACCATTCCCGATCCTTTGTGCTGGACCGAAGCACCGGAAACAAAGGCTATTCTTAAAAAGCAGCGAAACAGATGGATGCGCGGAACCATGGAAACCCTGTGGAAACACCGTAAATTAATGTTTAATCCAAAATACGGAAAACTGGGAATGATCAGTCTTCCATACTGGTTCTTTTTTGAATTGCTGGGTCCACTTATAGAATTTTTAGGTTACGTTATTTTTATCCTATTTTTGATCTTAGGAATTATCAACTGGCCTTTCTTTATTATTTTATTCGCCTTGGTCATATCATCAGGATTTCTTTTTTCAATCTACGGTATTTTGGTAGATCTTTTATGTCATCAGGTTTACGCCAAAAGGAAAGATTTCCTGACCTTAATCGGCGTCGCCATTTCAGAGCCTTTCTATTTTCATCCTCTTGTGGTAAAAGCGGGAGTGAGTGGGTTTATCGATTATTTTAAAAAATCCCATGCCTGGGGCGAAATGACCAGACAGGGCTTTAATCAGAACCATTCTGGTTTACCGTTCAAAAAGCGGATTTGGGCAATGCTGCAACGTGGACTTCATCAGTGGGCCATATTTGCAGGTGTCTTTTTATTATTGTTTTCATTGGGAACCTTTGCAGAATGGGTTTGGTACCGGCATACTTTTCAAACGCTGAACAGTTCAGTCCTTGGTGAGAATCTTTTACTAAACAATCTGATATTTGTATTAAAATTGATATTGGGTTCTGGTCTCATTTATTTAATTTTAAATTTCCTGAACGAAAGCTGGGCGAAAACTTTAATCATCATCTCATTCACCTTCGTCGTCGTAAGCCAATACCTGTTATTCATATATTTTTCAGAATCGCATAATTTATTGGGTGCTGATATTCTTTATTACAGTGAAGCGGAAATGAAACAGATTTTAGAGGCAAGTGGAATGCTTAATTTTAAAAATTTTGCCTTAATAGGAATTTTAATTGCAATCTCCTTTATTCCTTTTTGGTTCGCTTCTAAATCCTCTTTTAAGCCCAAATATGTTGCCGCAGTATTTTTAGGTCTCGGAGCAATCAGTTTTTCCTTCCCTAATGATATGATGCAGTCAGATCATTCAAACGGTTTAAATGAATTTGATCAGAACGCCGCGAAAAGCAAATGGGCTTATTTTTTAAATTCTAACATCGATAACTTCATTAGTGAACATCCGGAATTAACTGCTTTTGGTGGTGATTCAAATAATTTTGAAATAAATTCGGAGATGCTCGACCAATCGTTCCCATTTTGGCGGAAAGAAAATACCCCGGACTTTTTAGGCTCGTATCTGAACAAATCTGATAAAGTACCGAATCTCGTTTTCGTCCTCGTCGAAGGTTTAGGGCATGCCTACAGTTCGCCAAACGGCTATGTCGGAAACTTCACTCCTTTCATCGATTCGCTGGCAGGCAAAAGCCTTTATTGGGAAAATAATTTAAGTTCCTCCGGACGAACATTTGCGGTTCTACCCACGATTACAGGTTCTTTACCTTTCGGAAAAAACGGATTTTTGGAAATAGAAAAAACTCCCGACCATTTTAATCTGTACACTGTTTTAAAATCAAACGGATTTGAAACAGGATTTTTCTACGGCGGCAACAGTGCTTTTGACCGTATAAAAGAATTTTTGGAATACAGCAAAGTAGATCATATAGTAGATGAGTTTTCGTATGATACACCGTATCAAAAATTGCCGTCAAGCGTGGGCGGCGAAAGTTGGGGTTATGAGGACCAGGCTGTTTTCGGAAAAATGCTGCAGGTTCAGAAACCAATGCCAAAACCGTATTTCGATATTATTCTTACTTTATCAACGCATAATCCGTTTTTAATTAATAATGCTCCTTATTACGAGAAGTTGTTTACGCAGCGGGTGAATTCAAATCAGTTGTCAAACAAACAGAAAAAATGGGCGCTGGATAACAGAAAGCAATTGGTTTCAGTATTAAATCTGGATGATGCCTTAAATAATTTTTTCAGAAGTTACCGCAAACGCGATGATTTTAAAAATACCATCTTTGTGATCACCGGTGACCACAGTATGCCGGAAATTACGCTGGAGTCGAAAATAGACCGGTACCATGTTCCTTTGTTGGTGTATTCGCCTCTTCTAAAGGAATCGAAACATTTTAAAAATACCGTAAGTCATTTTGATGTGGCGCCTTCAATTCTGGCTTATTATAGAGACAATTATACTATTTCAACTCCGTCTACCGTCACCTGGATGGGCAGAGGTCTTTCAGAAAAACCAAGAACTGACCAACTAAGAATTCCATTAATGCAGAGTAAAAATCAACTGATTGACTACGTTTACGGGAAATATCACCTGCAAAACAACCAGCTTTTACTTTTAAATAATCTGCAGGAAGATGGTGTAAATAATGAAACAGCTTTTAACAAAGCCACCGAGAGTTTCAAAGAGTTCAAAAATATGAATTCCCAGTTTTACCGCACTAAAAAGCTGATGCCGGATTCCGTGATCGCCAATTTCATCAAAAACACGCGATCAAAATTTTAA
- a CDS encoding YaiO family outer membrane beta-barrel protein, with translation MKKYLGFLMLLLFHFAAYSQQSLSADELFVEARNAAFEQKDYPTAIKLTKAALEKAPDYTDISVFLGRLYTWTNDLSSAREVFEGLQKKEVHDEDFFIAYGSLEYWNDQNAKATEILNKGLEYHPQSEALLLLKAKVDFNNSDYAGAEKTINTLLRINPKNTEARALSIKINDFTSKNAIGITYNFSHFDKQFDDDWHIVGLSYKRVTPIGSVILKGNYANKFAASGTQIELEAYPKLSKMFYLYVGAGYSNDVGIFPKYRSGVSLNANLPKSYEAEIGYRQLYFSNNIWMYTASVGKYYKNFWFNLRTYITPDNDNISQSYTGTVRYYTKGAADYFAFQIGTGISPESYLSNLLENEIYKLKTFKIGGEYNFALKKTNLFSISAMYYNTEYLPKTKGNQYDFSLGYTKKF, from the coding sequence ATGAAAAAATATCTTGGTTTTTTAATGCTATTGTTATTTCATTTTGCAGCCTACAGCCAACAAAGTTTAAGTGCTGATGAATTGTTCGTTGAAGCCCGGAACGCAGCTTTTGAACAGAAAGATTATCCCACCGCCATTAAACTTACAAAGGCAGCATTGGAAAAAGCGCCGGATTATACAGATATTTCTGTTTTTTTAGGAAGACTTTATACCTGGACCAATGATTTAAGTTCTGCAAGAGAGGTCTTTGAAGGACTACAGAAAAAGGAAGTTCACGATGAAGATTTTTTTATAGCGTACGGTTCTCTGGAGTATTGGAATGATCAAAATGCAAAAGCAACAGAAATTCTGAATAAAGGACTGGAATACCATCCTCAATCGGAAGCGCTGCTATTGCTGAAGGCGAAAGTCGATTTTAATAATTCAGATTATGCGGGGGCGGAAAAAACAATCAACACTCTTCTGCGAATTAATCCTAAAAATACAGAAGCCAGAGCTCTTTCCATTAAAATAAATGATTTTACTTCTAAAAATGCCATAGGTATTACCTATAATTTTTCTCATTTTGATAAACAGTTTGATGATGACTGGCATATCGTGGGGCTAAGTTACAAAAGAGTTACGCCAATCGGGTCGGTGATTCTGAAAGGGAATTATGCCAATAAATTTGCGGCAAGCGGTACTCAGATTGAACTTGAGGCTTATCCGAAATTGTCTAAAATGTTTTATCTGTATGTTGGAGCGGGCTATTCCAATGATGTCGGAATCTTTCCGAAATATAGAAGCGGTGTTTCTTTAAATGCGAATCTTCCGAAAAGTTATGAAGCTGAAATAGGCTACAGACAACTTTACTTCAGCAATAATATTTGGATGTATACCGCCTCGGTCGGGAAATATTACAAGAATTTCTGGTTTAATTTAAGGACTTATATTACGCCGGATAATGATAATATTTCTCAGTCTTATACGGGGACGGTTCGCTATTATACCAAAGGAGCTGCGGATTATTTTGCTTTTCAAATCGGAACCGGAATCAGTCCGGAAAGTTATCTCAGCAATTTATTGGAAAATGAAATCTATAAACTGAAAACTTTCAAAATTGGCGGAGAATATAATTTTGCCCTGAAAAAAACAAACCTCTTCTCTATTTCTGCAATGTATTATAATACAGAATATTTGCCTAAAACCAAGGGAAATCAGTATGATTTTTCATTAGGATATACCAAAAAGTTTTAA
- a CDS encoding ligase-associated DNA damage response exonuclease translates to MKNPTFIRLTDKGIYCIPGKFYIDPWKPVDLAVISHGHGDHARWGMKKYLCHQFTKPILKHRVGQDIEIQTVEYRQEIIINGVKVSLHPAGHIIGSAQIRMEYKGYVIVFSGDYKTDDDGLSTPFELVKCHEFITESTFGLPIYNWLKPQEYSELMQNWVQQNRENGKTSVFIGYSLGKAQRIMKSIEGSGKIFVHQSIGKLNEGIESVGIHLPEYETLNFQESLKSTDGEIVILPPALFDSNIIKKIPNRATAICSGWMQVRGSRRWRSADAGFAISDHADWNGLIETVKATEAEKVYVTHGQIAIFSKYLNEIGINAVELKTIFGDEETTEKELLETK, encoded by the coding sequence ATGAAAAACCCTACTTTTATTCGCCTCACCGACAAAGGAATATACTGCATTCCGGGTAAATTCTACATTGATCCCTGGAAACCCGTTGATCTGGCCGTAATTTCTCACGGGCATGGTGACCACGCACGTTGGGGAATGAAAAAATATTTGTGCCATCAATTTACGAAGCCCATTTTAAAACATAGAGTTGGGCAAGATATTGAAATTCAAACGGTGGAATATCGACAGGAAATTATTATTAATGGAGTGAAAGTTTCCTTACATCCTGCCGGACATATCATCGGATCAGCGCAGATCAGAATGGAGTACAAAGGGTATGTGATTGTCTTTTCCGGAGATTATAAAACAGACGACGACGGATTGTCTACGCCTTTTGAATTGGTTAAGTGCCACGAATTTATCACAGAAAGTACTTTTGGATTACCAATTTATAACTGGTTAAAACCGCAGGAATATTCAGAATTAATGCAAAACTGGGTTCAACAAAATCGTGAAAACGGTAAAACGTCCGTCTTCATCGGTTATTCTTTAGGAAAAGCCCAACGGATTATGAAATCCATCGAAGGCAGCGGAAAGATTTTCGTTCATCAGTCGATCGGCAAACTCAATGAAGGAATAGAATCTGTGGGAATTCATTTACCTGAATATGAAACGCTGAATTTTCAGGAGAGTTTAAAATCAACCGATGGCGAAATCGTGATTTTACCGCCCGCATTATTTGATTCCAACATCATTAAAAAAATACCGAATCGTGCCACCGCGATCTGTTCCGGCTGGATGCAGGTTCGGGGTTCCAGAAGGTGGCGCTCCGCCGACGCCGGATTTGCAATTTCCGATCACGCAGACTGGAACGGATTAATTGAAACCGTGAAAGCCACCGAAGCCGAAAAAGTATATGTCACCCATGGACAAATCGCCATATTTTCTAAATATTTAAACGAAATTGGAATCAATGCCGTAGAATTAAAAACCATTTTCGGAGATGAAGAAACCACCGAAAAAGAACTCCTAGAAACTAAATGA
- a CDS encoding ATP-dependent DNA ligase — MKDFAQLINALDSTNKTTAKVEAMVSYLNTANANDKLWFLALFTGKRPKRPVNTNLLKQWALEITQLPEWLFVESYAAVGDLGETLSLILPNAENQTDKPLTQWMTELNALKDQTDDEKKKYVLESWNGLNHVERFIFNKLIGGSFRIGVSKKLLINALSKYSGVETNILMHSIMGKWKIDEENFDDLILGTHINPDASKPYPFCLAYPLEKEIQELGNRKNWQAEFKWDGIRGQFIRRNEEIFIWSRGEELVTEQFPEIVSALKEVEGNFVIDGEILVVKDDRVLNFNELQKRLNRKTIPKKMLEELPVHIFVYDILELEFEDLRERSLSERRLLLENLLADSPVQNIKISEIIHTETWEELAQIRENSRDNNSEGLMLKETNSRYHAGRKKGDWWKWKVSPLTIDAVLIYAQKGSGRRSSYYTDYTFAVKNDDKLVTITKAYSGLTDKEIMEVSKFVNKNAIEKFGPVRTVKPELVFEIAFEGIGFSSRHKSGVALRFPRIVRWRRDKTADEIDDLEEIKKLIT, encoded by the coding sequence ATGAAAGATTTTGCCCAACTCATCAATGCGCTCGACAGCACCAACAAAACAACCGCGAAAGTAGAGGCGATGGTTTCTTACCTGAACACCGCAAATGCCAATGACAAGTTGTGGTTCCTGGCTTTATTTACCGGCAAAAGACCGAAAAGACCGGTAAACACCAATCTTTTAAAGCAATGGGCTTTAGAAATCACGCAACTTCCGGAGTGGCTTTTTGTAGAATCGTATGCTGCCGTGGGCGATTTGGGCGAAACATTATCACTGATCCTTCCCAACGCCGAAAACCAAACCGACAAACCGTTAACACAATGGATGACCGAATTGAATGCCTTAAAAGACCAAACCGATGATGAAAAGAAAAAGTATGTCCTGGAATCCTGGAACGGTTTGAATCATGTGGAACGATTCATCTTTAACAAATTAATTGGCGGAAGTTTTCGAATCGGAGTTTCTAAAAAACTGTTGATCAATGCACTGTCAAAATATTCCGGTGTTGAAACCAATATTCTGATGCACAGCATTATGGGAAAATGGAAAATTGACGAAGAGAATTTTGACGATTTAATCCTGGGAACCCATATCAATCCGGATGCTTCCAAACCTTATCCTTTTTGTCTGGCATATCCTTTAGAAAAAGAAATTCAGGAATTGGGCAACCGAAAAAACTGGCAGGCAGAATTTAAATGGGATGGCATCCGCGGACAGTTCATCAGGCGAAATGAAGAAATATTTATTTGGTCGCGCGGCGAAGAATTGGTCACAGAACAGTTTCCCGAAATTGTTTCCGCGTTAAAAGAAGTGGAAGGTAATTTTGTAATCGATGGTGAAATTCTCGTGGTGAAAGACGACAGAGTTCTTAATTTTAATGAACTGCAGAAGCGCCTGAACCGAAAAACAATTCCTAAAAAAATGCTGGAAGAACTTCCGGTTCATATTTTTGTTTATGACATTTTGGAACTGGAATTTGAGGATCTCAGAGAAAGGTCTTTGTCCGAAAGACGACTGCTTTTAGAAAATTTACTTGCAGATTCCCCAGTCCAGAATATTAAAATATCAGAAATCATTCATACTGAAACGTGGGAAGAATTAGCCCAAATCAGGGAAAACTCTCGGGACAATAATTCTGAAGGTTTAATGTTAAAAGAGACAAATTCCCGATATCATGCCGGCAGAAAAAAAGGCGACTGGTGGAAATGGAAAGTCAGTCCTCTCACGATTGATGCGGTATTAATTTACGCTCAAAAAGGTTCCGGCCGCCGAAGCAGCTATTATACTGACTATACTTTTGCAGTAAAAAATGATGATAAACTCGTCACCATCACGAAAGCTTATTCAGGTTTGACAGACAAAGAAATTATGGAAGTCAGCAAATTTGTGAACAAAAACGCCATCGAAAAATTTGGGCCGGTCCGAACTGTAAAACCTGAACTGGTTTTTGAAATCGCTTTCGAAGGAATCGGTTTCAGCAGCCGGCATAAAAGTGGCGTGGCATTGCGGTTCCCGCGAATCGTCCGTTGGCGCCGGGATAAAACAGCCGACGAAATTGATGACCTTGAGGAAATTAAGAAACTGATTACTTAA